TGGTGGGAGCGTCTCGATCCGGTAGTGCCGGAGCCGCTTCAGCATCTCCGCCTCGGTGAAGTAGAAGGTGCGGCCCCCGTGCAGGCGCAGTTGCGTCGGGCACACCGCCGCGAAGGGACAGCCGGCGCAGTGGGCGGCTGCGAACTCGGCCTTGTAGTGCTTCCGGGTGGAAGCGCCCGGGACGAGGTGGCCAGCCGCGCAGCGGACGTGAAGCAGCCCCGCCTGATCGTGCTCGATCCGCATCGGCGCGCGGGCGCTGGGGCCACGGATGCCCGTCTGCACGGCCAGGATCTGCCGCTGCGCCAGCTCCCGATCATTGGCTTCGCTGCCGTAAGCACCGTCGGTGTGAAGCTCCCCCAGGTCGGGCGTCTTGCGGTGCATCTCGGGCAGCCGTTCGCCCAGGATGCGGCTGTCTTCCACGTTGTTGGGCGCCACCGCCACGTCGGTGACCAGCTGCAGGGCGTTCTCCGGGTCGGCCGTCTCCGACAGGTGCAGCACGTAGCCGCGGAAGGACTCGTCGCCACGGTTCCGGTACGTGGCCTCCGGGTCGTCCGGCGACTGCAGGGAGCTGCTGGCGATCTCCTCGGCCGGGCGCACCGCGATCCGCTCCTCGACGCGCGTGAAGTGCTCCGCGAAGACGCGGCAGACGATGCGGTGGATCTCGGTCGAGCCATAGTCGCCCTGAAGCGCCTCGACCATCCAGGCGTAGAGCTCGCCCAGCTGCTCCAGCGTCGCACCGATGTCGCTCCTGCGCAGCCGGTAGAGGAACTGGCCGGACGTCTTCGCTTCCACGAACGGGGCGAAGCGCTCGGCGTGTTCCTCCTGGTGGGCCGCACCGAGGACGCGCCACATCCGCAGCACCACCTCCACCAGCAGCTCGATGCGGGTGTAGTCGCGGATGTTGGAGCCGATCTGCGTCGAGTCGCACCGCTGGATCGTGCCCTTGAGCCCGAAGCGCTCCAGCTGATCCTCGGTAAGGCGGTCGAAGACGGCCTGGAACTTGTCCTGGCCGCTCGCCACCATGTAGTCGCGCAGGCGGCGCTGAAAGTTGAACAGGGTCGCCCGGCAGAAGGACTCCTGGTCCAGGCTCCACAAACCCAGCGCCGCGCGCACCTTCAGGTCGAAGGCCACGCGGTCCAGCAGTTCCTCGAACGTCCAGTCGTTCAGGTGCTGCAGGAGCATGGCTCCGACCAGCAGGTTGACGGGTGCGTTGGGCCGACTGGCGGATTCTTCCGCGTAGAGTTCCGCGAAGAGCGCTTCGGGAATCCGGCAGAAGATCTCCTTGTAGAACGCGTACTCTTTCGACTCGAGCAGGCGTTTGCGCAGACCCGGACTCAGCTGGGTCTCGATCCCAAAGATGTCCTGCT
This genomic interval from Candidatus Limnocylindrales bacterium contains the following:
- a CDS encoding transposase, translated to MVDCALPRSRRTPATAHPTMFRLNQTHHQQDIFGIETQLSPGLRKRLLESKEYAFYKEIFCRIPEALFAELYAEESASRPNAPVNLLVGAMLLQHLNDWTFEELLDRVAFDLKVRAALGLWSLDQESFCRATLFNFQRRLRDYMVASGQDKFQAVFDRLTEDQLERFGLKGTIQRCDSTQIGSNIRDYTRIELLVEVVLRMWRVLGAAHQEEHAERFAPFVEAKTSGQFLYRLRRSDIGATLEQLGELYAWMVEALQGDYGSTEIHRIVCRVFAEHFTRVEERIAVRPAEEIASSSLQSPDDPEATYRNRGDESFRGYVLHLSETADPENALQLVTDVAVAPNNVEDSRILGERLPEMHRKTPDLGELHTDGAYGSEANDRELAQRQILAVQTGIRGPSARAPMRIEHDQAGLLHVRCAAGHLVPGASTRKHYKAEFAAAHCAGCPFAAVCPTQLRLHGGRTFYFTEAEMLKRLRHYRIETLPPERQTLRANVEATIRQFKAPCRDGKLRTRGLCAASRYGFLRAIGINFGRIYRHLRRLSSGPEAPVPVPAPAYRLPALHALLTPLRRLVRALRGGGGDPLPAAIAFA